In one window of Cydia fagiglandana chromosome 10, ilCydFagi1.1, whole genome shotgun sequence DNA:
- the LOC134668269 gene encoding uncharacterized protein LOC134668269, producing the protein MRDPSSDKAASAMQESSMVEAIGGETPAALPGLDYEIEAILQVPEVEESPFGQYVKDCPVCKSAVRCYFMNFNEKVVMCENTTCSWPFGYEEPQCLKHDEALSVDEEVESLKVMTYGPMPPSESIISTMAWSEMDRSNKGLDSEEPGSTPTYQSDAARDAKLQEILKQNEADLQTKKNLQDIKKLNVQLQKTYEEEDEISCIRNEKWIKHLNTLQNMSGKRLLRKEEMALLKQKEPQRLTMNINVENTAIIINLAPSTATEPFCTMGSTAPKEPNASAELSTKDATQSTVMKESTVIEPTAQLSAALESTVTELTTLKEVSDIDEPVRIEDKVTDP; encoded by the exons ATGAGAGACCCTTCATCAGATAAAGCTGCGTCTGCAATGCAAGAATCTTCGATGGTTGAGGCAATCGGCGGAGAGACACCAGCGGCTCTACCTGGTCTTGACTATGAAATAGAAGCT atattaCAAGTACCCGAAGTAGAAGAATCTCCATTTGGCCAATATGTAAAG GACTGTCCAGTATGCAAAAGTGCCGTACGTTGTTACTTCATGAACTTCAACGAAAAAGTAGTCATGTGTGAGAACACTACATGCTCGTGGCCTTTCGGTTACGAAGAGCCTCAATGCTTGAAACATGACGAGGCCCTCTCTGTTGATGAAGAAGTTGAGAGTCTCAAGGTCATGACATACGGCCCTATGCCCCCTTCTGAGTCAATTATATCGACAATGGCTTGGTCAGAAATGGACAGGTCTAACAAAGGTCTGGACTCGGAGGAACCTGGTAGCACTCCAACGTACCAGAGTGATGCAGCCAGGGATGCCAAGTTGCAAGAGATCTTGAAGCAGAATGAGGCAGATCTACAGACAAAGAAGAACCTTCAAGACATTAAGAAGTTGAATGTGCAG CTCCAAAAAACATACGAAGAAGAAGACGAAATATCATGTATCCGCAACGAAAAGTGGATCAAACATCTCAACACCTTGCAAAACATGTCCGGAAAACGACTCCTGCGGAAAGAAGAGATGGCATTACTTAAACAAAAAGAACCTCAGCGTCTAACTATGAACATAAATGTGGAGAATACTGCGATCATTATCAATTTAGCTCCTTCAACGGCAACGGAGCCATTCTGTACAATGGGATCAACTGCCCCAAAAGAACCAAATGCTTCAGCGGAACTAAGTACAAAGGATGCAACACAATCAACTGTTATGAAGGAATCAACTGTTATAGAACCAACTGCCCAACTATCAGCTGCCCTAGAATCAACTGTCACAGAATTAACTACATTAAAAGAAGTATCTGATATAGATGAACCAGTCAGGATAGAAGACAAAGTTACAGATCCATAG
- the LOC134668024 gene encoding superoxide dismutase [Cu-Zn], producing MPVKAVCVLNGDVSGTVFFDQKDEKSPVVLTGEVKGLTKGKHGFHVHEFGDNTNGCTSAGAHFNPDKQEHGAPDAAVRHVGDLGNIVATADKGVTKVCIQDSAISLLGRNSIVGRTLVVHADADDLGLGGHDLSKTTGNAGARIACGVIGLAKSD from the exons ATGCCAGTTAAAGCAGTCTGTGTGCTCAACGGCGATGTCTCTGGGACGGTGTTCTTCGATCAAAAA GATGAGAAGTCACCAGTAGTGCTCACCGGTGAAGTCAAGGGGCTCACCAAG GGCAAGCACGGTTTCCACGTGCACGAGTTCGGCGACAACACCAACGGGTGCACGTCCGCCGGCGCGCACTTCAACCCGGACAAGCAGGAGCACGGCGCGCCGGACGCCGCCGTCCGGCACGTCGGCGACCTCGGCAACATCGTCGCCACCGCCGACAAGGGAGTCACTAAG GTGTGCATCCAAGACTCTGCGATCTCGCTGCTGGGGCGCAACAGCATCGTGGGGCGCACGCTGGTGGTGCACGCCGACGCCGACGACCTGGGGCTCGGCGGCCACGACCTCAGCAAGACCACCGGCAACGCCGGCGCGCGCATCGCCTGCGGCGTCATCGGCCTGGCCAAGTCCGACTAG
- the LOC134668023 gene encoding uncharacterized protein LOC134668023, translated as MAKPIRSSVRSMLFKIICNYNQVRHDENERLLEKKRILDEIIQATAGVDDENVRETIQKLASELKNVIDNNASESSYLEKVSTMTGASIRTLRTIKKEGSINQGQWNTPGKKRPRPPTVSNLDNFDVSAIRNKINEFYCVKKQVPTLRALHADLKESIGFSGCCETLRKILHENGFEFKKNKEERSILMEKFEISGWRQRFLRAIHKKREEGKNIVYLDETYVHQNYRPKKSWQGPSTSGLVEKISSGKRHIIVHAGSEQGFVPNALLVFSTKSKAADYHDDMNSSNFLKWLREMLIPNLTEPSVIVMDNASYHVTQINKPPTMHSLKADIQKWLRENNIPYEECFKKEELMCLVEENKIGPIYAAEELLKQHGHEVLKLPPYHCDLNAIELIWSLTKRKIASRNVGLPGSDTENLIRECFAMITPEDWKKSTDHVINVERKYKSKDNITDTELAPFIIEVRESDNDSDSSLSGIEFLESDFDYDS; from the exons ATGGCTAAACCGATTAGAAGCAGTGTGAGGAGCATGTTATTTAAGATAATCTGTAACTATAATCAAGTTCGACACGACGAAAATGAGAGATTACTAGAAAAGAAGCGAATATTGGACGAAATCATTCAGGCGACCG cgGGCGTAGATGACGAAAATGTTAGAGAAACTATTCAAAAGCTAGCAAGCGAACTGAAGAATGTTATTGATAATAACGCATCAGAATCAAGTTATTTAGAGAAAGTGTCTACTATGACag gtgcAAGCATTCGTACACTACGCACAATTAAAAAAGAGGGTTCTATTAACCAAGGCCAATGGAATACGCCAGGGAAAAAACGACCCCGGCCACCAACTGTGTCAAATTTAGACAATTTTGATGTGTCAGCCAtccgtaataaaattaatgagttTTATTGCGTCAAAAAGCAGGTACCTACTCTAAGAGCCTTACATGCGGATTTGAAAGAATCTATAGGATTCTCAGGATGTTGTGAAACACTGAGGAAAATACTACACGAGAACGGatttgagtttaaaaaaaataaagaagagCGCTCCATCCTCATGGAAAAGTTTGAAATATCTGGGTGGAGGCAAAGGTTTCTTAGAGCTATACATAAAAAGCGGgaagaaggaaaaaatattgtgtatctTGATGAGACATATGTCCATCAAAATTACAGACCGAAGAAGTCATGGCAAGGGCCTTCAACTTCCGGTTTAGTTGAAAAAATTTCCTCGGGTAAGCGGCATATTATAGTGCATGCTGGATCAGAGCAAGGATTTGTGCCCAATGCTTTGCTTGTTTTTAGCACAAAATCCAAAGCAGCTGACTATCATGATGACATGAACAGTTCTAATTTTTTAAAGTGGCTACGAGAAATGTTAATCCCAAATTTGACTGAGCCCAGTGTAATTGTTATGGACAATGCCAGTTACCAtgtaacacaaataaataagcCTCCAACCATGCACAGCTTAAAGGCTGATATTCAAAAATGGCTAAGGGAAAATAATATCCCATATGAAGAGTGTTTCAAAAAGGAGGAATTGATGTGCCTCGTTGAGGAAAATAAAATTGGTCCCATATATGCAGCAGAGGAGTTATTGAAGCAGCATGGGCATGAGGTCCTTAAATTGCCTCCATACCATTGCGATCTAAACGCTATTGAGTTGATATGGAGCCTCACAAAGCGAAAAATAGCCAGCAGAAATGTGGGGCTACCGGGTTCAGATACGGAAAACTTGATCCGAGAATGTTTTGCAATGATTACCCCGGAAGattggaaaaaaagtacagacCATGTAATAAATGTGGAACGAAAATACAAGTCTAAGGACAACATTACAGACACTGAACTAGCTCCATTCATAATAGAAGTTCGGGAAAGTGACAATGACAGTGATAGTTCTCTGTCAGGAATTGAATTTCTTGAATCCGATTTCGATTATgattcttaa